A genomic window from Phocoena sinus isolate mPhoSin1 chromosome 20, mPhoSin1.pri, whole genome shotgun sequence includes:
- the TBX2 gene encoding T-box transcription factor TBX2, with protein MREPALAASAMAYHPFHAPRPADFPMSAFLAAAQPSFFPALALPPGALAKPLPDPGLAGAAAAAAAAAAAAAEAGLHVSALGPHPPAAHLRSLKSLEPEDEVEDDPKVTLEAKELWDQFHKLGTEMVITKSGRRMFPPFKVRVSGLDKKAKYILLMDIVAADDCRYKFHNSRWMVAGKADPEMPKRMYIHPDSPATGEQWMAKPVAFHKLKLTNNISDKHGFTILNSMHKYQPRFHIVRANDILKLPYSTFRTYVFPETDFIAVTAYQNDKITQLKIDNNPFAKGFRDTGNGRREKRKQLTLPSLRLYEEHCKPERDGAESDASSCDPPPAREPPPSPGTAPSPLRLHRTRAEEKSCAADSDPEPERLSEERAGQALGRSPALDGGSPPRLTEPERARERRSPERAKEPAESGGDGLFGLRSLEKERAEARRKDEGRKEAGEGKDPGLAPLVVQTDSASPLGAGHLPGLAFSGHLHGQQFFGPLGAGQPLFLHPGQFAMGPGAFSAMGMGHLLASVAGGGSGGGGGPGTATGLDAGGLGPAASAASTAGPFPFHLSQHMLASQGIPMPTFGGLFPYPYTYMAAAAAAASALPATSAAAAAAAAAGSLSRSPFLGSARPRLRFSPYQIPVTIPPSTSLLTTGLAAEGSKAAGGNSREPSPPPELALRKAGAPPRGALSPSGSAKEAASELQSIQRLVSGLESQRALSPGRESPK; from the exons ATGAGAGAGCCGGCGCTGGCGGCCAGCGCCATGGCTTACCACCCGTTTCACGCGCCACGGCCGGCCGACTTCCCCATGTCCGCCTTTCTGGCGGCGGCGCAGCCCTCCTTCTTCCCGGCGCTCGCACTGCCGCCCGGCGCGCTGGCCAAGCCTCTGCCCGACCCCGGCttggcgggggcggcggcggcggcggctgcggcggcggcggcggcggccgaggcGGGGCTGCACGTCTCGGCACTCGGCCCGCATCCGCCCGCTGCGCATCTGCGCTCGCTTAAGAGCCTGGAGCCCGAGGACGAGGTGGAGGACGACCCCAAGGTGACGCTGGAGGCCAAGGAGCTGTGGGACCAGTTCCACAAGCTGGGCACCGAGATGGTCATCACCAAGTCCGGGAG GAGGATGTTTCCTCCCTTCAAGGTGCGAGTCAGCGGCCTGGACAAGAAGGCCAAATATATCCTGCTGATGGACATCGTGGCCGCTGATGACTGCCGGTATAAATTCCATAACTCGCGCTGGATGGTGGCGGGCAAGGCCGACCCAGAGATGCCCAAACGGATGTACATCCACCCGGACAGCCCGGCCACGGGAGAGCAGTGGATGGCCAAGCCGGTGGCCTTCCATAAGCTGAAGCTGACCAACAACATCTCCGACAAGCACGGCTTC ACCATCCTGAACTCCATGCACAAGTACCAACCACGCTTCCACATCGTGCGAGCCAACGACATCCTGAAGCTGCCCTACAGCACCTTTCGTACCTACGTGTTCCCCGAGACCGACTTCATCGCGGTCACTGCCTACCAGAACGACAAG ATCACGCAGCTTAAAATCGACAACAACCCGTTTGCCAAGGGCTTCCGGGACACCGGGAATGGCCGGCGGGAGAAAAG GAAGCAGCTAACGCTGCCGTCGTTGCGCTTGTACGAGGAGCACTGCAAGCCAGAGCGCGACGGTGCCGAGTCGGACGCCTCGTCCTGCGACCCTCCCCCCGCGCGGGAACCGCCACCCTCCCCGGGGACAGCGCCTAGTCCCCTGCGCCTGCACCGGACTAGAG CCGAGGAGAAGTCGTGCGCCGCGGACAGTGACCCAGAGCCCGAGAGGCTGAGCGAGGAGCGCGCGGGGCAGGCGCTAGGCCGCAGCCCGGCCCTGGACGGCGGCAGCCCCCCTCGCTTGACCGAACCCGAGCGCGCCCGGGAGCGGCGCAGCCCTGAGAGGGCCAAGGAGCCGGCCGAGAGCGGCGGGGACGGGCTGTTTGGCCTGCGGAGCCTAGAGAAGGAGCGCGCCGAAGCCCGGCGGAAGGACGAGGGGCGCAAGGAAGCCGGCGAGGGCAAGGATCCCGGCCTGGCCCCACTGGTGGTGCAGACAGACAGTGCGTCCCCCCTGGGCGCCGGACACCTGCCGGGCCTGGCTTTCTCCGGCCACCTGCACGGGCAGCAGTTCTTCGGGCCTCTGGGGGCCGGCCAGCCGCTCTTTCTGCACCCAGGACAGTTCGCCATGGGCCCCGGCGCCTTCTCCGCCATGGGCATGGGCCACCTACTGGCCTCGGTGGCAGGCGGCGGCAGTGGAGGAGGTGGCGGACCAGGGACAGCCACCGGGCTGGACGCAGGCGGGCTGGGTCCCGCAGCCAGCGCGGCAAGCACCGCCGGGCCCTTCCCGTTCCACCTCTCCCAGCACATGCTGGCATCTCAG gGAATCCCAATGCCCACTTTCGGAGGCCTCTTCCCCTACCCCTACACTTACATGGCTGCTGCTGCCGCGGCGGCCTCCGCTTTGCCCGCCACCAGTGCTGCGGCGGCTGCCGCTGCTGCCGCAGGCTCCCTATCCCGGAGTCCCTTTCTGGGCAGTGCCCGGCCCCGCCTGCGCTTCAGCCCCTACCAGATCCCAGTCACCATCCCACCTAGCACTAGCCTCCTCACTACTGGGCTGGCAGCCGAGGGCTCCAAGGCTGCAGGCGGCAACAGCCGGGAGCCCAGCCCGCCGCCCGAGCTGGCTCTCCGCAAAGCGGGGGCCCCACCCCGCGGGGCCCTGTCGCCCAGCGGCTCAGCCAAAGAGGCAGCCAGTGAACTGCAGAGCATCCAGAGGCTGGTGAGTGGGCTGGAGAGCCAGCGAGCCCTCTCCCCCGGCAGGGAGTCGCCCAAGTGA